The Cyclopterus lumpus isolate fCycLum1 chromosome 6, fCycLum1.pri, whole genome shotgun sequence genome contains a region encoding:
- the lonp2 gene encoding lon protease homolog 2, peroxisomal — protein MAPGDGIQIPSRLPLLLSHEGVLLPGSTVRFSVDSPRNMHLVSQRLLKGTSLKSTIIGVIPNTRDPEHDTDDLPTLHKIGTAGIAVQVVGSNWPKPHYTLLITGLCRFSVSSLLKGRPFVLAEVEQLDQLEHYTTPVTERATAKDGDLGELSNKFYQAAVQLLGMLDMSVPVVAKFRRLLDSLPRETLPDVVASMIRTSNKEKLQVLDALTLEERFKKALPMLTRQIEGLKLLQKTRKSSPENEKRVLSVRKGGVLPGRQLNLDEEDEDGDDTAVLEKKIHGAKMPDAAFKVCLKELKRLKKMPQSMPEFALTRNYLDLMVELPWSKSTKDCLDIQAARTLLDNDHYAMDKLKRRVLEYLAVRQLKTSLKGPILCFVGPPGVGKTSVGRSIARTLGREFHRIALGGVCDQSDIRGHRRTYVGSMPGRIINGLKTVAVNNPVFLLDEVDKLGKSLQGDPAAALLEVLDPEQNHSFTDHYLNVAFDLSQVLFIATANTTASIPPALLDRMEVLQVQGYTQEEKVEIAHRHLIPNQLEQHGLTPQQLHIPQDTTQDIISSYTREAGVRSLERKFGAICRAVAVKVAEGHRVTMTDASTAAGPTQQSDKAAPPEMPIVIDNVALKDILGLPLFEMEVSERLTLPGVAVGLAWTPLGGEILFVEASRMEGEGQLTLTGQLGDVMKESAHLAISWLRANAKTYQLTNMVGGPDPLEGTDIHLHFPAGAVTKDGPSAGVTIVTCLASLFSGRLVRSDVAMTGEITLRGLVLPVGGIKDKVLAAHRAGVKCVILPQRNKKDLEELPANVRADLDFVTAANLDEVLNAAFDGGFPGTASTHSQPQLTSKL, from the exons ATGGCACCCGGCGACGGAATCCAGATACCGAGCCGCCTCCCGCTGCTGCTGAGCCACGAAGGGGTGCTCCTCCCCGGCTCCACCGTGAGGTTCAGCGTGGACTCTCCGCGGAACATGCACCTGGTCAGCCAACGGCTGTTGAAGGGGACATCTCTGAAAAGCACAATCATAGGAGTAATTCCCAACACCAGAGACCCAGAACACGACACCGACGACCTGCCCACCTTACACAA AATCGGTACAGCAGGGATAGCGGTGCAGGTGGTGGGCAGCAACTGGCCAAAGCCCCACTACACCCTCCTCATCACTGGATTGTGCCGCTTCAGTGTGTCAAGTCTGCTAAAGGGGCGACCCTTTGTCCTGGCAGAG GTGGAGCAATTGGATCAACTGGAGCATTACACAACCCCAGTAACAGAGCGTGCCACGGCCAAAGATGGAGATCTGGGGGAGCTGTCTAACAAGTTTTACCAGGCTGCtgtacag ttgttaGGTATGTTGGACATGTCAGTTCCAGTGGTGGCTAAGTTCAGGCGTCTGTTGGACAGTCTGCCCAGAGAAACTCTACCTGATGTGGTAGCCTCCATGATCCGCACCTCAAACAAGGAAAAACTACAG GTCCTGGATGCGCTGACCTTGGAGGAGCGATTTAAGAAGGCTCTGCCCATGTTGACCAGACAGATAGAGGGACTAAAACTGCTGCAGAAAACCAGGAAATCAAGTCCTGAAAATGAGAAGAGG GTGTTATCAGTGCGTAAAGGTGGAGTCTTACCGGGCCGGCAGCTCAACCtagatgaggaagatgaggatggtgacgaCACTGCAGTCTTGGAGAAGAAGATCCATGGGGCCAAGATGCCTGATGCTGCGTTCAAAGTTTGCCTCAAAGAGCTCAAGAG GTTGAAGAAGATGCCTCAGTCCATGCCTGAATTTGCCCTGACCAGAAACTACTTGGATTTGATGGTAGAGTTGCCATGGAGCAAAAGCACCAAAG actgCCTGGACATCCAAGCTGCTCGCACTCTATTGGACAACGATCACTATGCCATGGACAAGCTGAAGAGGCGTGTGCTGGAGTACCTGGCTGTTCGACAGCTGAAGACTTCTCTGAAG GGACCCATCCTTTGCTTTGTGGGGCCCCCAGGAGTTGGTAAGACCAGTGTAGGACGCTCCATAGCCAGGACCCTGGGCAGAGAGTTTCACCGCATCGCTTTGGGAGGCGTCTGTGACCAGTCTGACATCCGTGGACACAG ACGCACCTATGTCGGGAGCATGCCCGGCCGCATTATCAACGGTTTAAAGACGGTTGCTGTAAATAATCCCGTGTTCCTCCTGGATGAGGTGGACAAGCTGGGGAAGAGCCTGCAAGGAGACCCTGCTGCTGCCTTGCTCGAG GTACTGGACCCAGAGCAGAACCACAGCTTCACAGACCATTACCTCAACGTGGCCTTTGACCTCTCCCAAGTGCTCTTCATTGCCACTGCAAACACCACAGCGAGCATTCCTCCTGCCCTGCTGGACAGGATGGAGGTGCTGCAGGTTCAAG GCTACACtcaggaggagaaggtggagataGCTCACCGTCATCTGATCCCAAACCAGCTGGAGCAGCATGGATTAACACCCCAACAGCTGCATATACCACAGGACACCACGCAGGATATAATCAGCAG TTACACCCGTGAGGCGGGCGTGCGCTCCCTAGAAAGGAAGTTCGGGGCCATCTGCAGAGCGGTGGCTGTGAAAGTCGCTGAAGGTCACAGAGTCACCATGACAGATGCTTCGACCGCCGCGGGTCCGACGCAGCAGAGCG ACAAGGCAGCCCCCCCAGAGATGCCCATAGTGATCGACAACGTTGCCCTAAAGGACATCCTGGGTCTTCCTCTGTTTGAAATGGAG gtGTCTGAGAGGCTCACCCTGCCAGGTGTGGCAGTGGGTCTGGCCTGGACCCCACTCGGTGGGGAGATTCTGTTTGTGGAGGCCAGTCGAATGGAGGGAGAAGGTCAGCTCACTCTGACCGGTCAGCTTGGGGACGTTATGAAAGAATCCGCCCATCTGGCTATCAGCTGGCTCAGAGCAAATGCTAAAACCTACCAGCTCACCAACA TGGTGGGCGGTCCAGACCCACTAGAAGGGACAGACATCCACCTCCACTTCCCAGCTGGAGCTGTCACCAAAGATGGCCCCTCTGCAGGTGTTACCATAGTAACCTGCCTAGCCTCACTGTTTAGCGGCCGATTGGTCAGATCAGACGTTGCCATGACAGGAGAGATCACACTGAGAGGGCTGGTGCTACCG GTGGGCGGTATCAAGGACAAGGTCCTGGCGGCCCACAGGGCAGGAGTGAAGTGCGTCATCCTTCCCCAGCGCAACAAGAAGGACCTGGAGGAGCTTCCAGCCAATGTCCGAGCCGACCTGGACTTTGTCACAGCCGCAAACCTCGACGAGGTGCTGAACGCCGCCTTTGATGGAGGATTTCCAGGGACAGCCAGCACACACAGCCAGCCTCAGCTGACCAGCAAACTGTAA